The proteins below come from a single Dinghuibacter silviterrae genomic window:
- a CDS encoding helix-turn-helix domain-containing protein, protein MPAKQLYRIKTITEYHRLWQLPKPEHPLVSVIDFADITPPFMDGEVNIIFDFYSISLKRAPQVIFKYGQQTSDFDEGVLFFMAPGQVFGFEVDQGITQRPTGWVIQLHPDFLWNTPLARSIRQYEFFDYTVNEALYLSEKEEIMITGIVQSMAQEYRTNIDRFTQSVMVAQLELLLTYADRFYQRQFITRKVANHEVLGRLEDLMSAYFRSGALATEGLPSVAYIAEALHISPGYLTSLLKLLTGRSTQQHLHDKLMELAKEKLTTTHLSVSEIAYELGFEHLQSFSKLFKAQTSLSPMAFRRSFN, encoded by the coding sequence ATGCCCGCAAAGCAGCTCTATAGGATCAAAACCATCACGGAGTACCACCGGCTATGGCAACTGCCCAAGCCGGAGCACCCGTTGGTGAGCGTCATCGACTTCGCGGACATCACGCCCCCGTTTATGGACGGAGAGGTTAATATCATCTTTGATTTTTACAGCATCTCGTTGAAAAGAGCGCCCCAGGTTATCTTTAAATATGGGCAGCAGACCAGCGATTTTGATGAAGGGGTTCTTTTCTTCATGGCGCCGGGGCAGGTTTTTGGCTTTGAGGTCGATCAAGGCATTACGCAAAGACCGACGGGCTGGGTGATCCAACTGCACCCTGACTTTTTGTGGAATACACCGCTGGCCAGGTCCATCAGGCAATATGAATTCTTTGACTACACCGTTAACGAAGCGCTTTATCTCTCGGAAAAAGAAGAAATTATGATCACCGGCATCGTACAATCGATGGCGCAGGAATACCGCACGAATATCGACCGGTTTACCCAAAGCGTGATGGTTGCCCAGTTGGAATTGCTGCTCACTTATGCCGACCGGTTCTACCAGCGACAGTTTATTACCCGCAAAGTGGCCAACCACGAAGTGCTGGGTCGTTTGGAAGACCTGATGTCGGCTTATTTCAGGAGCGGTGCTTTGGCGACAGAGGGCCTGCCCAGCGTGGCGTATATCGCCGAAGCGCTGCATATATCTCCGGGTTACCTAACCAGTCTTCTTAAATTGCTGACCGGCCGAAGTACGCAACAGCACCTGCACGATAAACTGATGGAACTCGCCAAGGAGAAGTTAACCACCACCCATTTGTCCGTCAGCGAAATTGCTTATGAGCTGGGGTTTGAACACTTGCAGTCGTTCAGCAAGCTCTTTAAAGCCCAGACCAGCCTTTCGCCCATGGCTTTCAGGCGGTCGTTTAATTAA